A genomic window from Lotus japonicus ecotype B-129 chromosome 1, LjGifu_v1.2 includes:
- the LOC130719655 gene encoding uncharacterized protein LOC130719655 — MMTIRHLAFAMFVLASTILVLEKVPGISAQLECKGNLTAIMTQCENFVKKKGSKIPPSSSCCETLKNVDIPCLCNYITKIEILISMEKVVYVAKTCGAEVPSGTKCGSYIVPSSPPMV; from the exons ATGATGACAATTAGACACCTAGCATTTGCAATGTTTGTGCTGGCTTCAACCATTCTAGTTTTAGAAAAG gtTCCAGGCATCTCAGCTCAGCTTGAATGCAAAGGCAACTTAACTGCCATAATGACTCAATGTgaaaattttgttaaaaaaaaagggtCGAAAATTCCACCATCAAGCTCCTGTTGTGAGACCTTAAAAAATGTCGATATCCCTTGCCTCTGCAACTATATTACCAAGATTGAGATTCTGATTAGCATGGAGAAAGTTGTCTATGTTGCCAAGACTTGTGGAGCCGAAGTTCCTTCTGGAACCAAGTGTGGAA GTTATATCGTCCCTTCATCACCTCCAATGGTATAA
- the LOC130729349 gene encoding uncharacterized protein LOC130729349, which yields MSVAPVLPRGYFLNLRTPSLRCGSPTPITHFCCFNVRRRLSANENVVVAHVSQLFGSRIRCFKQEGAENFEAVKPKNIPEPDSQDSFVNEVQIKGKGGHNKTEISFLAMIAIALGIAVIATLASIGNKPILGSTFRPQILAEGSSSSAVAPAPGGFAFKFFGYSVILPEYAPGWVYFWLLMAAGCGLFISEEALNIWVGISIARLLSLDGTWQSLAESFSRNASYIISTVLWVYWGVCISDLIPFYLGKLFRQSGVSGDVSSKLGVGKEKALEITNVVQKYGNLVGFVERFSLGVRNPTAFLAGALGISPNYFFAGVCCGGLFTLPIQLGIGFLLRERPMFALATVATVVGFWTIFPYAVAASTALFFYLRRRYLS from the exons ATGTCTGTAGCGCCTGTTTTACCACGCGGATATTTCTTAAACCTTCGCACACCCAGTCTACGATGTGGTAGTCCTACACCCATTACACACTTTTGCTGCTTCAATGTCCGTCGCAGGTTGTCTGCAAACGAGAATGTAGTAGTTGCCCATGTTTCTCAACTCTTTGG AAGCAGAATTAGATGCTTTAAGCAAGAAGGTGCGGAAAATTTTGAGGCTGTAAAACCTAAGAATATACCAGAACCAGATTCGCAAGATAGCTTCGTTAATGAGGTGCAAATAAAAGGTAAAGGGGGGCATAACAAGACAGAAATCTCCTTCCTGGCAATGATAGCAATTGCATTGGGCATAGCTGTAATAGCAACATTAGCTTCCATTGGCAACAAACCTATTCTTGGATCAACGTTTCGTCCACAGATTCTAGCAGAAGGTTCTTCCTCTTCAGCAGTCGCCCCCGCCCCTGGTGGTTTTGCTTTCAAATTTTTTGGATACAGCGTCATACTTCCTGAATATGCACCAGG ATGGGTCTACTTTTGGTTGCTTATGGCTGCAGGCTGTGGACTTTTCATTAGTGAAGAGGCTTTAAATATTTGG GTTGGTATATCAATAGCAAGGCTTCTGTCTCTGGATGGAACATGGCAGTCTTTGGCAGAATCTTTCTCAAGGAACGCTTCGTACATCATATCAACTGTTCTATGGGTTTACTG GGGAGTGTGCATCAGTGACCTGATACCCTTTTACTTGGGGAAGCTTTTCAGACAATCTGGTGTATCTGGTGATGTTTCTTCAAAG CTAGGAGTTGGCAAAGAAAAAGCTTTGGAGATCACAAATGTTGTACAAAAGTACGGCAATCTTGTTGGTTTTG TTGAACGATTCTCTCTTGGAGTGAGAAACCCTACAGCTTTTCTAGCAGGCGCCTTG GGTATTTCTCCAAACTATTTTTTTGCAGGGGTGTGCTGCGGGGGTCTGTTCACACTTCCCATTCAG CTTGGAATAGGATTCCTTTTGAGGGAACGCCCTATGTTTGCTCTTGCTACTGTGGCAACTGTTGTG GGGTTTTGGACTATTTTCCCATATGCTGTGGCTGCTTCAACTGCTTTATTCTTTTACCTCAGGCGGCGTTACTTGTCCTAG